The Crocosphaera subtropica ATCC 51142 genome includes a window with the following:
- a CDS encoding hemolysin family protein — protein MVSIASELLVILLLILFNAIFALSEIALVSSRKIRLEQMSLQGDRRAKIALELANDPNQVLSTVQIGITLIGILAGVYGGANLSAHLTVILQRVPGLMVHSETIAITLVVLCLTYLSLVIGELVPKRLALSDPEGLATLMAVPLLCVSRFVSPIVNLLGASTDFILSFLGITTTITEPPVTQEEIKVMLKQGKEAGMFEEVEQDMVERVLQLGDRRVSSLMTTRPEIVWLNLEDSAEINRHKVVHSTHTRFPVCQGSLEEVLGIVQVTNLLSHCLSCQQFDLTASLGQPLFVPDSTLGLKVLQLFQQTGNHIALVVDEYGIIQGLVTINDMLKAIVGDIPRIDQTVIPSIVRREDGSWLMDGTVGVDEFKKIFRLNMIPGEKQGNFHTLGGFIITYLGKIPKAADSFNWKGLKFEVMDMDGNRVDKVLVMPSNQPLLNQTTNDIY, from the coding sequence ATGGTTTCGATCGCAAGTGAACTTCTCGTTATCCTTCTGTTGATTTTATTTAACGCTATCTTTGCCCTATCGGAAATAGCGTTAGTCTCCTCTCGCAAAATTCGTTTAGAACAAATGAGTCTCCAAGGCGATCGACGGGCAAAAATTGCTTTAGAATTAGCCAATGACCCTAACCAAGTGTTATCTACGGTACAAATTGGCATTACCCTCATTGGCATTTTAGCAGGGGTTTATGGAGGAGCAAACCTATCGGCACATCTAACGGTCATTTTACAGCGTGTTCCTGGCTTAATGGTTCATAGTGAAACCATTGCTATCACCCTGGTTGTTCTGTGTTTAACTTATTTATCCTTAGTCATTGGGGAATTAGTTCCCAAGCGTTTAGCGTTAAGTGATCCCGAAGGACTTGCCACATTAATGGCTGTTCCCTTGTTATGTGTCTCTCGTTTTGTTTCCCCTATTGTTAATTTATTAGGGGCTTCTACGGATTTTATTTTGTCTTTTTTGGGCATTACCACCACAATTACTGAACCCCCTGTGACTCAAGAAGAAATTAAAGTCATGTTGAAACAGGGAAAAGAAGCGGGAATGTTTGAAGAAGTGGAACAGGATATGGTAGAAAGGGTTTTACAATTAGGCGATCGCAGAGTAAGCAGTTTAATGACAACTCGCCCTGAAATTGTCTGGTTAAATCTAGAAGATTCGGCTGAGATTAATCGTCACAAAGTTGTACATAGTACCCATACTCGTTTTCCTGTATGTCAAGGCAGTTTAGAAGAGGTTTTAGGCATTGTGCAGGTGACTAATTTATTGTCTCATTGTTTATCTTGTCAACAGTTTGATTTAACCGCATCCCTGGGACAACCTTTATTTGTTCCTGATAGTACCCTGGGATTAAAAGTGTTACAATTATTCCAGCAAACAGGAAATCATATTGCTTTAGTGGTGGATGAATACGGAATTATTCAAGGATTAGTCACTATTAATGATATGTTAAAAGCCATTGTTGGTGATATTCCTCGCATTGATCAAACGGTTATTCCTTCTATTGTTCGTCGAGAAGATGGATCGTGGTTAATGGATGGAACAGTAGGGGTAGATGAGTTCAAAAAAATATTTAGACTGAATATGATTCCTGGAGAAAAACAGGGTAACTTTCATACTTTAGGGGGTTTTATTATTACTTATTTAGGTAAAATTCCTAAAGCAGCTGATAGTTTTAATTGGAAAGGCTTAAAATTTGAAGTGATGGACATGGATGGCAATCGTGTTGATAAAGTTTTAGTGATGCCCAGTAATCAACCTTTATTGAATCAAACCACTAATGATATTTACTAA
- a CDS encoding DUF4278 domain-containing protein: protein MKLLFRGISYNHDPVIVETTNTELEGTYRGVHWKNHPYAKPRHGHGLKQMTYRGIHYVQN from the coding sequence ATGAAACTTTTATTTCGTGGAATCAGCTATAATCATGACCCTGTTATCGTAGAAACCACCAATACGGAGCTTGAAGGAACTTATCGGGGTGTTCATTGGAAAAATCACCCTTATGCTAAGCCTCGTCATGGTCATGGTCTTAAGCAGATGACCTATCGTGGTATCCATTATGTACAAAATTAA
- a CDS encoding PAM68 family protein: protein MAANSPRNSIPFEPRQKKKKKEKKALATDTNSVKTPEKPKKRSNDASLSAIPDSVSKRMIKRMAIFSGIPTGLGMSSFFVFYWIVSHDWLDIPTSAVGAVSLGLFGLGVLGLSYGIFSSSWDEHRVGGWWGWQEFTQNLGRTIQAWRSAKQEAKNN, encoded by the coding sequence ATGGCAGCCAACTCCCCACGGAACTCTATCCCCTTTGAACCTCGTCAGAAAAAAAAGAAGAAAGAAAAAAAAGCCCTAGCAACTGATACAAACTCGGTTAAAACCCCTGAAAAACCTAAAAAACGCTCTAATGATGCCAGTCTTAGCGCAATTCCTGACAGCGTTAGTAAAAGAATGATCAAACGGATGGCTATTTTTTCAGGTATTCCCACAGGACTAGGAATGTCTTCATTTTTCGTCTTCTATTGGATCGTCAGTCATGACTGGTTAGATATTCCCACCTCTGCCGTTGGTGCTGTCAGTTTAGGACTGTTTGGCTTAGGGGTATTAGGATTAAGCTATGGTATTTTTTCGTCTTCCTGGGATGAACACCGTGTTGGTGGTTGGTGGGGATGGCAAGAATTTACCCAAAATTTGGGTCGTACTATTCAAGCTTGGCGCAGTGCTAAACAAGAAGCCAAAAACAATTAA
- a CDS encoding ABC transporter permease yields MKLSDHLKMATSAILSHKLRSGLTMLGIIIGNASVIGMVAVGEGARKATAEQFEALGPNVLFVSLSSARVRRTLSSEAKPLLLEDAEAIGELIPNLTNIAPEIHINQLITYQDEILDTSITGTTPDYLPVRNFKIEKGRFINNIDVQRNKRVVVLGAEIVEKLFNNKNPIGKQIRIKNTTFEVIGTLAKKGALFDSNQDNKVIVPITTAQHQLRGWNSPYGIVLNTIALLAKDQNSVDAVKFQVKNLMLLRHGTSRENDVKIFSQNSLLNMAEETNAGLKQMLGAIAFISLLVGGIGVMNIMLVSVKERTGEIGLRKALGATPKDILGQFILEAILLATFGSLLGIKVGLGGVFIAHLFFSIAASISIPSIIIAVSVSGSVGLFFGVFPAQQAAKLDPIIALKSY; encoded by the coding sequence ATGAAACTTTCAGATCATCTTAAAATGGCTACCTCTGCCATCTTATCTCATAAACTCCGTAGCGGTTTAACCATGCTAGGAATTATCATCGGCAACGCTTCGGTGATCGGTATGGTTGCTGTGGGAGAAGGGGCCAGAAAAGCAACCGCAGAACAATTTGAAGCCCTAGGTCCTAATGTTTTATTTGTTAGCTTATCTTCTGCTCGTGTGAGACGGACATTATCCTCAGAAGCCAAGCCTCTTTTACTCGAAGATGCAGAAGCCATCGGTGAATTAATTCCTAATTTAACGAATATTGCTCCAGAAATCCATATTAATCAATTAATTACTTATCAAGATGAAATTCTTGACACCTCCATCACGGGAACCACTCCTGACTATCTTCCCGTGAGAAATTTTAAAATAGAAAAAGGGCGTTTTATTAATAATATTGATGTTCAACGCAATAAAAGGGTTGTCGTTTTAGGAGCAGAAATTGTCGAAAAACTGTTCAATAATAAAAATCCCATTGGAAAACAAATTAGAATTAAAAATACAACCTTTGAGGTGATTGGTACGTTAGCTAAAAAAGGAGCTTTATTTGACTCTAATCAAGATAATAAAGTCATTGTTCCTATCACTACGGCTCAACATCAATTAAGGGGCTGGAATTCTCCCTACGGTATCGTCTTAAATACCATTGCTTTACTAGCAAAAGATCAAAACAGTGTAGATGCTGTAAAATTTCAAGTCAAAAATTTAATGTTATTACGTCATGGAACAAGTCGGGAGAATGATGTTAAGATTTTTTCTCAAAATTCTTTATTAAACATGGCAGAGGAAACCAATGCAGGATTAAAACAAATGTTAGGAGCGATCGCTTTTATTTCTTTATTGGTAGGTGGTATTGGGGTCATGAATATTATGTTAGTTTCTGTGAAAGAGAGAACGGGAGAAATTGGACTTAGAAAAGCTTTAGGAGCCACACCAAAAGATATTTTAGGACAATTTATCTTAGAAGCTATTTTGTTAGCAACCTTTGGCAGTTTGCTGGGGATTAAGGTTGGGTTAGGGGGTGTTTTTATTGCTCATCTTTTCTTTTCTATTGCAGCAAGCATTTCTATTCCATCTATTATTATCGCTGTTAGTGTTTCAGGTAGTGTTGGCTTGTTTTTTGGGGTTTTCCCTGCTCAGCAAGCAGCCAAACTCGATCCCATTATTGCCTTAAAGAGTTATTAA
- the thiD gene encoding bifunctional hydroxymethylpyrimidine kinase/phosphomethylpyrimidine kinase, protein MHFSNIALTIAGSDSGGGAGIQADLRTFAFHCVHGTSVITCITAQNTLGVAKVQRINSDLVKAQIEAVMTDINVQAVKTGMLFNQDIILTVSQQIKQWKLNTLVVDPVMVSRTGAMLIDDLAIASLKTNLIPQALIVTPNRYEAQILSNLSINSLEDMKKAAQIIHNLGCKFVLVKGGAMKDKLQGVDVWFDGKHWEILTTEIVRTQHTHGTGCTLSAAIAANLTLEKEPFLAVKHAKNYVTTALKYSLNIGQGTGPVGHFFPLLTM, encoded by the coding sequence ATGCACTTTTCTAATATTGCTTTAACCATTGCTGGATCGGATAGTGGAGGAGGAGCAGGAATTCAAGCTGACTTAAGAACGTTTGCTTTTCATTGTGTTCATGGAACCAGTGTCATTACCTGTATTACGGCTCAAAATACCCTAGGGGTTGCTAAGGTTCAAAGAATCAATTCGGACCTAGTCAAAGCGCAAATTGAAGCAGTCATGACGGATATTAATGTGCAAGCAGTTAAAACAGGAATGTTATTTAATCAAGATATTATTTTAACGGTTTCTCAACAGATTAAACAATGGAAATTAAATACATTAGTGGTTGATCCTGTGATGGTTTCTCGGACAGGAGCTATGTTAATTGATGACCTAGCGATCGCCAGCTTGAAAACTAATTTAATTCCTCAAGCTTTAATTGTAACCCCTAATCGGTATGAAGCACAAATTTTAAGCAATTTATCTATTAATTCCTTAGAAGATATGAAAAAAGCAGCCCAAATCATTCATAACTTAGGGTGTAAATTTGTCTTAGTCAAAGGGGGAGCAATGAAAGATAAATTACAAGGGGTTGATGTTTGGTTTGATGGCAAACATTGGGAAATTTTAACCACAGAAATCGTTAGAACCCAACACACTCATGGGACTGGGTGTACCCTGTCAGCAGCGATCGCTGCTAATTTAACGTTAGAAAAAGAGCCTTTTTTAGCAGTAAAACACGCCAAAAATTATGTGACAACTGCTTTAAAATACTCTTTAAATATTGGACAAGGAACAGGACCAGTTGGACACTTTTTTCCTTTACTAACTATGTAG
- a CDS encoding sugar transferase — MITAFQRLTPRGFQHFLPCDPYLRESHISHCSVDSKTKRLIDILGAIIGLLLTGIIAIPIFIAIQWDNPGPILYSQMRCGLGGKPFRLWKFRSMVINAENQKYLVKNEAKGHFFKNNKDPRITNIGYFLRRSSLDEFPQFWNVLMGDMSLVGTRPPTPDEVEKYNGYHWQRLGVKPGLTGEWQVNGRSTITDFDEVVQLDLNYQKKWSILYDLQLIFKTILVVFSCRGAY, encoded by the coding sequence GTGATTACCGCTTTTCAACGCCTTACCCCAAGAGGATTCCAACATTTCTTACCTTGTGATCCTTATTTAAGAGAGAGTCATATTTCTCATTGTTCCGTTGACAGTAAAACCAAACGTTTAATTGATATTTTAGGCGCAATTATCGGGTTATTACTTACGGGTATCATTGCAATTCCTATTTTTATTGCTATTCAATGGGATAATCCTGGTCCTATTTTATATAGTCAAATGCGTTGCGGTTTAGGTGGAAAACCATTTCGTCTGTGGAAGTTTCGTTCTATGGTTATTAATGCAGAAAACCAAAAATATCTCGTTAAAAATGAAGCTAAAGGTCATTTTTTTAAGAATAATAAAGACCCTAGAATTACTAATATTGGTTACTTTCTACGTCGTAGTAGTTTAGATGAATTTCCTCAGTTTTGGAACGTTTTAATGGGAGATATGAGTTTAGTAGGAACTCGTCCTCCTACCCCCGATGAAGTTGAAAAATATAATGGTTACCATTGGCAAAGATTAGGGGTTAAACCAGGGTTAACAGGGGAATGGCAAGTCAATGGACGTTCAACCATTACTGATTTTGACGAGGTCGTTCAACTGGATCTTAACTATCAAAAAAAATGGTCAATTTTATATGATTTACAACTTATTTTTAAAACTATTTTGGTCGTTTTTAGTTGTCGAGGTGCCTATTGA
- the tsaB gene encoding tRNA (adenosine(37)-N6)-threonylcarbamoyltransferase complex dimerization subunit type 1 TsaB — MISLTSHGYGLGLHTTSSQLGLSLSNFITETQTQTWDLDRQLSNYLHQYLQEFIQPKTWQPFQFIAVAKGPGSFTSNRIGMVTARTLAQQLNIPLFGISSLAAFAWFHHHDYSINDPIFIQMKASRGQFYGAIYYKNKQENGLDVILNDTVMKPEDWEKTLQDLNLYCQPLITPSKLGMTVSSVLELAYYQWQQGQRPHWSEVMPFYGMSVV, encoded by the coding sequence ATGATCTCCTTGACTTCTCATGGTTATGGTTTAGGGTTACATACCACCAGTTCACAATTGGGGCTAAGCTTAAGCAATTTTATAACAGAAACCCAGACTCAAACTTGGGATTTAGATCGCCAATTATCTAACTATTTACATCAATATTTACAAGAATTTATTCAACCGAAAACTTGGCAACCTTTTCAGTTTATTGCTGTGGCAAAAGGGCCAGGAAGTTTTACCAGTAACCGCATTGGTATGGTCACAGCCCGTACTTTAGCGCAACAGTTAAATATTCCTTTGTTTGGGATTTCTAGTTTAGCGGCTTTTGCTTGGTTTCATCATCATGATTATTCTATTAATGACCCGATTTTTATACAAATGAAAGCATCAAGAGGACAATTCTATGGGGCTATTTATTATAAAAATAAACAAGAAAATGGTTTAGATGTTATTTTAAATGATACGGTGATGAAACCCGAAGATTGGGAAAAAACTTTGCAAGATTTAAACTTGTATTGTCAACCATTAATAACCCCATCCAAGTTAGGAATGACAGTTAGTAGTGTATTAGAATTAGCTTATTATCAATGGCAACAGGGACAACGTCCCCATTGGTCAGAAGTTATGCCTTTTTATGGGATGTCTGTCGTTTAA
- a CDS encoding aspartate aminotransferase family protein produces MTHTTLTENPAKSFDPQHFDNYVMHTYGRFPIAIDRGEGCRLWDTKGKEYLDFVAGIATCTLGHGHPALVKTVSEQIQSLHHVSNLYYIPQQGELAQWMIEHSCADKVFFCNSGAEANEAAIKLIRKYSHTVLDFLEQPVILTAKASFHGRTLATITATGQPKYQQDFEPLMPGFAYVPYNDIKAIEHAIADIDEGNRRVAAIMLEPLQGEGGVRPGEIEYFLRLRKICDENNILLVFDEVQVGVGRSGKLWGYENLGVEPDVLTSAKGLAGGIPIGAMMCKEFCNVLTPGTHASTFGGNPLACAAALTVLKTIEEENILQNVQARGEQLRTRLRAIAQKDPTLFTDVRGWGLINGLEINEEMSITSIDIVKAAMEEGLLLAPAGPKVLRFVPPLIVTEEEINQAADLLETAINKVCAATVN; encoded by the coding sequence GTGACCCATACTACCCTTACAGAAAACCCCGCCAAATCCTTTGACCCGCAACACTTTGATAACTATGTGATGCACACCTATGGACGGTTTCCCATCGCCATTGATCGGGGTGAAGGGTGTCGTCTTTGGGATACCAAGGGCAAAGAATATCTCGATTTTGTGGCTGGTATTGCCACTTGTACCCTTGGCCACGGCCATCCTGCTTTAGTCAAAACCGTCAGCGAACAAATACAATCCCTACACCATGTTTCTAATCTATACTATATTCCCCAACAAGGAGAACTGGCACAATGGATGATCGAGCATTCTTGTGCGGATAAGGTGTTTTTCTGTAATTCTGGGGCAGAAGCCAACGAAGCAGCAATCAAACTTATTCGTAAATATTCCCATACGGTTCTCGACTTCCTAGAACAACCGGTTATTTTAACTGCTAAAGCCAGTTTTCACGGACGAACCTTAGCCACCATTACCGCCACTGGGCAACCCAAATATCAACAGGACTTTGAACCCTTGATGCCAGGGTTTGCTTATGTTCCCTACAACGATATCAAAGCTATCGAACATGCGATCGCAGATATCGATGAAGGTAACCGACGGGTCGCTGCTATTATGTTAGAACCCCTACAGGGAGAAGGAGGAGTCAGACCAGGAGAAATCGAGTATTTCTTGCGGTTACGGAAGATTTGTGATGAAAACAATATCCTCTTGGTATTCGATGAGGTACAAGTAGGAGTTGGCCGCAGTGGTAAGCTTTGGGGCTATGAAAATTTAGGGGTTGAACCGGATGTGTTAACCAGTGCGAAAGGGTTAGCCGGAGGCATTCCTATTGGGGCAATGATGTGCAAGGAGTTTTGTAACGTTTTGACCCCTGGAACCCACGCTAGTACCTTTGGAGGCAACCCCCTCGCTTGTGCAGCAGCGTTGACGGTGTTAAAAACCATCGAAGAAGAGAATATCTTACAAAATGTACAGGCCAGAGGGGAACAGTTACGCACTCGTTTACGGGCGATCGCACAAAAAGATCCCACTCTATTTACAGATGTCAGAGGGTGGGGATTAATTAATGGTCTGGAAATTAATGAGGAAATGTCCATTACTTCCATTGATATCGTCAAAGCAGCGATGGAAGAAGGGTTATTATTAGCCCCGGCCGGACCGAAGGTATTGCGCTTTGTTCCCCCATTAATTGTTACAGAAGAAGAAATTAATCAAGCTGCTGATCTCTTAGAAACAGCGATTAATAAGGTTTGTGCTGCTACAGTTAATTAG
- a CDS encoding DUF4870 domain-containing protein, giving the protein MNDEITKRKLLDAICHGSIFFSATFVSIGVPIAIFFISNDDIVQNNAKEALNFHLNVWVYGIIFGILTVVVIGWPLLGILGIVTLVMPILAIIKVLSHPNEVYRYPFIFRVL; this is encoded by the coding sequence ATGAATGATGAGATAACAAAACGAAAATTATTAGATGCTATTTGTCACGGTTCTATTTTTTTTAGTGCCACTTTTGTTTCTATTGGGGTTCCTATTGCTATCTTTTTCATATCCAATGATGATATTGTCCAAAATAATGCAAAAGAAGCTTTGAATTTTCATCTTAATGTTTGGGTGTATGGTATTATTTTTGGAATTTTAACGGTTGTTGTCATTGGTTGGCCGTTATTAGGTATTTTGGGTATTGTTACTTTAGTGATGCCGATTCTTGCTATTATCAAGGTACTGAGTCATCCTAATGAAGTGTATCGTTATCCCTTTATTTTTAGAGTGTTGTGA
- the pta gene encoding phosphate acetyltransferase, translating to MTNSIYISTLEPRSGKSLIALGMIELILRKTTKVGFFRPIIQDSIDHKPDKHIDLILSYFKLPQSYDDSFGLYYSEVNHLMEQEKLDEILDKIISKYKKLEENCDFIVCENSDYVGENSAFAFEINVAIAKTLGCSLLILGNGYQKSLQEISISLKIVADAYREKHCRILGIIINKVSSSDRKNLENHLEKTYRKNNYLFSVIPYDKKLDSPRMKEVAEQLKAKVLYGEKRLNNLVFNYLIAAMQMQHAITQLQDNDLVVTPSDRGDVIIGALQAHQSTNYPNLAGILLTTECELEKSIGRLIGGLSDPLPILWVDTYTYPTASRLQTVDSSLKAGDIEKINWSIELFDQSVNLTMLEHLINKIEVEGITPKMFTYNLIQKAKLNKRHIVLPEGKDPRILKAVATLLSQDIVDITVLGEKKRIERTIQSHGIQLDINNLKIINPLSSPKLDDYIKTLYELRKHKGITLENAKDMLMDVSYFGTMMVYSGDADGMVSGAIHTTGNTIRPALQIIKTKPEYQLVSSVFFMCLGDKVLVYGDCAINPNPTAEQLAEIAVISAETAQTFGIFPRVALLSYSSGESGTGEDVERVKQATILAQKRRPDLLFEGPIQYDAAVDKTVAAQKMPDSEVAGQATVFVFPDLNTGNNTYKAVQRETGAIAIGPILQGLKKPVNDLSRGCTVEDIINTVVITAIQGSDN from the coding sequence ATGACAAATTCTATTTATATTAGTACCCTTGAGCCAAGAAGCGGTAAATCTTTAATTGCTTTAGGAATGATTGAATTAATTCTGAGAAAAACCACAAAAGTTGGATTTTTCAGACCGATTATTCAAGATTCAATTGATCATAAACCTGATAAACACATTGACTTAATTTTATCTTATTTTAAATTACCCCAAAGCTATGATGATTCTTTTGGTTTATATTATTCTGAAGTCAATCATCTTATGGAACAAGAAAAGCTAGATGAGATTTTAGATAAAATTATTAGCAAATATAAGAAATTAGAAGAAAATTGTGATTTTATTGTTTGTGAAAATTCTGATTATGTAGGTGAAAATTCTGCCTTTGCTTTTGAGATTAATGTTGCTATTGCAAAAACATTAGGGTGTTCTCTATTAATTTTGGGAAATGGTTACCAAAAATCTTTACAAGAAATCAGTATTTCTCTTAAGATTGTTGCTGATGCTTATCGAGAAAAACATTGTAGAATCTTAGGTATTATTATCAATAAAGTTTCCTCATCAGATAGAAAAAATTTAGAAAATCACTTAGAGAAAACCTATCGTAAAAATAATTATTTATTTTCAGTTATTCCCTATGATAAAAAGTTAGATAGTCCTAGAATGAAAGAAGTAGCAGAACAGTTAAAAGCTAAAGTTTTATATGGTGAAAAACGGTTGAATAATTTGGTCTTTAATTATCTCATTGCTGCCATGCAAATGCAGCACGCAATTACCCAATTACAGGATAATGATTTAGTGGTAACACCATCGGATAGAGGGGACGTTATTATTGGTGCGTTGCAAGCACATCAATCAACAAATTATCCTAATTTAGCTGGCATACTTTTAACAACAGAATGTGAGTTAGAAAAGTCAATTGGTCGATTAATTGGGGGTTTGAGCGATCCGTTACCCATACTTTGGGTCGATACTTATACCTATCCTACTGCCTCTCGGTTACAAACGGTAGATAGTTCTTTGAAAGCAGGAGATATTGAAAAGATTAATTGGAGTATTGAACTCTTTGATCAATCCGTCAATCTTACCATGTTAGAACATCTGATTAACAAGATAGAAGTTGAGGGAATTACTCCCAAAATGTTTACTTATAATTTAATTCAAAAAGCAAAATTAAATAAACGTCATATTGTCTTACCAGAAGGAAAAGATCCCCGCATTCTTAAAGCCGTTGCTACCCTTTTATCTCAAGATATTGTTGATATTACAGTATTAGGAGAAAAAAAACGTATTGAACGTACAATACAAAGTCATGGTATTCAATTAGATATTAATAATCTTAAGATTATTAATCCTTTGAGTTCCCCTAAGTTAGATGATTATATTAAAACCTTATATGAACTTAGAAAACATAAAGGAATAACCTTAGAAAATGCAAAAGATATGTTAATGGATGTGTCTTATTTTGGTACAATGATGGTGTACTCAGGAGATGCAGATGGCATGGTTTCAGGGGCTATTCATACCACAGGAAACACCATTAGACCAGCTTTACAAATCATTAAAACCAAACCCGAATACCAGTTAGTTTCCTCGGTATTTTTTATGTGTTTAGGGGATAAAGTATTAGTGTATGGAGACTGTGCAATTAATCCTAACCCAACCGCCGAACAGTTAGCAGAAATTGCTGTTATTTCCGCAGAAACCGCCCAAACTTTCGGTATTTTTCCCAGAGTTGCTTTACTGTCTTATTCATCAGGAGAGTCAGGAACCGGGGAAGATGTAGAACGAGTTAAACAAGCAACCATTCTCGCTCAAAAACGCCGTCCCGACTTATTATTTGAAGGGCCAATACAATATGATGCTGCGGTAGATAAGACCGTGGCAGCGCAAAAAATGCCAGATTCAGAAGTAGCTGGACAAGCAACGGTCTTTGTTTTTCCTGACTTGAATACTGGAAATAATACTTATAAAGCAGTACAACGGGAAACTGGGGCGATCGCTATTGGTCCGATTTTACAAGGATTAAAAAAACCCGTCAATGATTTAAGTCGGGGTTGTACTGTAGAAGATATTATTAACACCGTGGTGATTACTGCTATTCAAGGGAGTGATAATTAA
- a CDS encoding DUF938 domain-containing protein, with product MNNSKQYAPATQRNREPILEVLLRVLPPSGNILEIASGTGEHSLFFAPAFSPRQWIPSDPNPTARNSIEAWRKESLIENIQSPLNINAGSSRWEIEEQELNITTIININMIHISPWSACLGLMEGASRILPLGGILYLYGPYKQGGKHTAPSNESFDQSLHSQNPEWGVRNLEEVIQVAEERGLIFQEKVEMPANNLSVIFQKQ from the coding sequence ATGAACAATTCTAAACAATATGCACCCGCAACACAACGAAATAGAGAACCTATTTTAGAGGTCTTATTAAGGGTTCTTCCCCCATCAGGCAATATTCTAGAAATTGCGAGTGGAACGGGAGAACATTCTCTCTTTTTTGCCCCTGCTTTTAGTCCTCGTCAATGGATACCGTCCGATCCCAATCCAACAGCAAGAAACAGTATTGAAGCCTGGAGAAAAGAGAGTTTAATTGAGAATATTCAGTCTCCTTTGAATATTAATGCAGGAAGTTCGAGGTGGGAAATTGAAGAACAGGAGCTAAATATTACCACAATTATTAATATTAACATGATTCATATTTCTCCTTGGTCAGCTTGTTTAGGGTTAATGGAAGGGGCAAGTAGAATATTACCATTAGGGGGGATTTTATATTTATACGGACCCTATAAACAAGGAGGAAAACATACAGCACCGAGTAACGAATCTTTTGATCAATCTTTACACAGTCAAAACCCAGAATGGGGCGTAAGAAATCTAGAAGAGGTCATTCAAGTTGCCGAAGAAAGAGGATTAATTTTTCAAGAAAAGGTTGAAATGCCAGCTAATAATTTATCAGTTATTTTCCAGAAGCAGTAA